TTGGATTTACTTGATCGAATCTATCATAATTATTGATCAAGTGACTCACATGATTGAAGCTAGACATAGACCCCGGTCCAGGCAAGATTCCTTAAATTTTATATAGACCTCCTATTAAAATTATACCAATGAGAAAAcacacttttctctcttttcccatTGTCACTAACTACAGCCATCGTGACCATGGCATCACCATCCCCACCACTGTCGAGCCACGGCCTTGTCGTATCCTCATTAGTCTCTTCTGCTCATGGAAGAGACTAATCAAGCAAATCTCATCTCCTTCATTGCAAGGAAGATGGTACCGGGGACTTGTCACTGCAAGATGAGGTACAAGCCAGACTCataaaggaaggaagagagagagagagtcgtcaTCTTTGTTGCTTGCAATGGTGGTACTGACTACTGGGGACTTGTCAATGCCGAGATGAGGTACAAGCCAGACTcatgaagggagagagagagagagacattaGTCATCTTTGTTGCTTACAGTGGTGGTACTGGGGACTTGTGACTGCCAAGATGAGGTACCAGCCAGACTCatgaaggaaggaagagagagagagagagagagagagagagagagagagagaggtcatcTTTGTTGCTTGCAGTGGCGGTGGCACTTAATGTCATCTCTAAAGTGGAGGTGCCGTTGCCGGTGGAGGAGAGGGAAAATTGTGTATCAGcgtagatagatagatagagagagagagagagagagagaggcggctgTGGTGGTCCAACGGCTGGCTCGCCTAAAGTGGTGGCGGATGACGGTGGCAGCCGCAATGGCGTGAGTTGCAAGGCGGAGAGTGGAGGAAGAGGTTGCAGCGCAAATCGAACGGCGGCTAATTAAATGGGGTAAAACTAGATGGAATTAGTAGGTAGATACAATACTTCTCCATCAGGCTCTTGCATGTTGATTAAGTAATTACCCAGACAATTCATTCGAGTGCGATAATGAATGAGTTGGGTTCGTTGAATTACCTTTACATCCTTTGGAGGGATTATAGGGGTTCCCATTGTACCCATCCCTGCAAACGCAACGATAACCCGGTCCATTCCCGAAGTTTCTACAATCCGTGTTTTTACCACAGGCATAGCTCGACAGGTTTGACCTGGCCTTGTCGCAAATGTCGTCCGATTCGACCATCCAGTCCAGAACAAGGTCCAAGTTGTTACCCACATCCTGGAACGTCGGGAGAGTCAAGTTTGAGATATTGAATGACCAGTTGTCCACCATGAAGGCCCGTGCACAGCGGCCGCGTTCCGAGTTCGACCCGTTTTGGTCGAGGAAGGAGACGTTAATGTTGAGCGTCTTGAGCTCCGTTGGGATGGATGCTTGACAGCAACCTTGACCGGAGCAAGTGGTCTCGTTGGCGAAGTTGACATTGCCGCTGCAGTAGGAGACGCAACCGCTCTTGACCGTCCCTTTTTCATCGGCCACGGACGCAAGGGCGTTGCAGCCGACGACGGTGAGCTTGTTCCGGGTTCCTGAGAATCTGTACCGAGGATTTGGAGGTAGATTGATGGCCACAGGACTGCTTTCATTTACTAGCTTGCCACTCTGATTGTAGCACCTGTATGCTTCGGGGAGGCGGACGACCATGGTCGAGTCCCCGACCGAGATTTTGCGTATCATAAGATTCCCCAACATTAGTCGAAAACCGCTCCCTTCGGCGTTGGTGCAATTGAGCAAAAAATCTTTGGACCTCATACAATCGGGTTCGAGCCCGAATGGATAAGGTACGGTCACGTTCCCACACTGGTAATGTTTTTTGCACACGGCGGCAGCTCCGTCTTGTCGAAACCACCAGGCCACTGCCACCGTTAGAAGCCAATGCACTACCTTCATTCCCAAAAAActctctcaaactctctctcacGTAATTTTTATCTGTTTTGGTACCTTTGTGCTTCTGTCCGTGTTTATAGAGTGGAAGCCGTTCTCCCCAACCCATTATATACAACAACGGAGGGCAGAAGGGCACATTGTGTCAATAGAACAAATTGGAGGGACCCGATTGCATGTGTCAACAAATGcaagaaagaattgaaaaaaaaatgtgcagaGGTTTTACACATAAAGGGTAATGCGCCCTTAATCCTTGTCCTAGTGAAAGGGATGGTCACAATAGATGAAAATGAATACATGATGGTGATTTTGAGGCTGCTTAGTAAACTTTGCTCTTTCCTGAATCTAAGAAAAAACAAGTACACATAGCAATGAGAAATTcgtgaaaattaccaaaactattctaaatttattgtgttTGTGTTAATTCagattataaacatttcaattgtactaatttagttttacacttattgataatttgccaatgtagtcctTTTAGCTATATCGAAAAAGGTTGACATAGTGGCCTAGTCAACACCAATTGTGCTATGTGACGTTCACAGTCTTAGCAATGgatagatttttaaatttttttgaactttttcttttttattcttaatttttatattttttttccttttcgttgaTGGCCAGAGACTAGCTACAGGCAAAGGTTGGAGAGGGCTTGGTGAGGGTTGCCTGCACGGCCACCGATGAGGGTCGCCTCCCCGCGATTGACAAGGGCTTGCATGACTTTGCCCAGTGGTCAGTGAGAGTCGTTGGGCCTTCGCTAGCCCTAGCTGGccgcaataaagaaaaaaaagaaaagaaaagaaaagaaaataggaaaattcaatttttttgaaaagattgTAAAAATTGACTATATCAACATTGACGGTGCCATGTTTGACAATTGGCATCTAGTTAGTGATTTTTGGCTATAATTGGCCATatgaattatattgacaaattaatttggctaaattaaaaaaattagactgaattgacacaaatgtgatagatttatgatatttttggtaatttttcctaagAAATTCTAAATCCATAAAGAACcccttctaatttttttttacttagtgATATGACAAGTTTCAATTGAGGTCTTAAATAAGTGAGATCTATTCTTTGAATGTCTAGCTTATTAGGtaccaaaaagaaattattatattatttattatagaAATTTTAGGGCGCTACTAGCATAACGGTGGCTGTAATGTCTTAAAATGATGGTCACCTATCGGCCATAGATTATTAGATTCCTCTACGGGAGCATGGCCAGACGACTTATAAGGTTAACCAAACTCAAGGTGACACTAACATGGCCCTAGAATTATGATGAGATTTAAACGGTTTATTAGAGTTATGTTTAAGATGGCCTTACAATTCTAAACTcgtacaaaaggaaaataacaaagaaaaattttgtatagttcaTGTTTGTGGCCATATCAGGGTATAAGATCACAAGTaaatcaaatatatacaagACCAAAAACTTAAATAGAGCGTTTGATCatatttattgagatttttcgttGTTTTTATTGTGGCCAACtgtttcaaaagaaataattataaatacagAATTCAATGGGATTTTCCATCAAGAAACGAGATTATCGATTTCCTGAGGAGACCGGACAAGCAGGTCTCCCGATTTCCTTGAAAAATTACGTGATGGAGACAGCGACGGCGCTTTCATATTCTCAATCAAGAGACGCAAGCGGGGTTGATCCATCTAACATTCAACGTGCGGCTTCATCGGCCGTGACAAAAGCATGCCAACCTCCATTATTTTCACGAAATAATGGAGACCTCTATTGCAcatgtcaattcagttattaacttttcaattttgccgaTAACACTTTAAACATTTGTGCACGAAATTCTAATGTAATCCTTTCAGCTAATTGCTGACGTGGCGTTTAGTCATCACTAGTCGTTCAACGAGGCACCTTGATAAAGACAACTTTACATGAGATGAAATCCTAAGTTTTAAGTTGTTTGAACACAATAATGTGTGATGCCACATTATTTTGTGAactaatttgtgataaataaattattgacgTGATTTTCAATGGCTTAAAAATAGTAAGACGCACGTTTGGTAAAgtttttgtttcggggaacaattttgaacataaatagtttttatattttttatttctaaagaACAATTTTTGTGTATAAGAATGTCTTGGTAAGCTGCACAAAGTTTCTACTCTCGgaaaagaaatgtgtttggtaaaattgtattattttattgtttatcttagttttttaataattttattatattttcctttttcttttctctcattcttcctcTTTGTAGTTGATCGCCGGTCGCCGCGACCAGCGATAGGTTGGGCAAGGTTCGGCAAGCTCACCGGAGCCTCGCCGACCAttagtgaggctcggcctcaccggtggcgagcaagcctcgccgggccaccggtgaggccgagctcatctttggtgaggctcgagccgacgagccttgccatggcgcgacgagcctcgccgtggcgtGGCGTGGTGTGGCGTCTTCGGGCTGGCGACCCTGCGCAAGGTTGCTAGCCCTCGTCGGTCGATCACCGGCACTaggccatggccaaggtcggcgaccggccaaaagaaaaagaaaaagaagaaaataaagagaagaataaaaagaagaaaagataagagagagaaaaattgtttctcggaattgttccgggaataagaagtaacttttttctattccaaatctgttctcgtgaacaaaaaatcaatctatttttttgttagggaacaaaagttttaccaaacacgtttccgttcctttttttttggagcaaaagaacaaaaatttatgttccggAGAACAGAAACATTTTTACTAAACAGGGCCTAAATTTACCATGGTCTCAATGCACAATGACTTGAATTCCGACACTCCCTCTCAAATTTTATCTTGCCTGTTATTCCTATGATTCTCATATTCTATTAAGTCTTTCTACTCATTCATTATATCCAGTAGGAATATAATCACGGGTCAACTACATATAAAATTGCTTGTACAGAAATTTGTAGTCGGTGGTGTTCTAATTAGATTTTTATCATGAGTACACAGTTGGGAAGAAGATGCGTTAGACACTCCCCCATATGAACACATGCAATCTTGTCAATGAGTTTTGAAGAGTCCTGGTGAAGTATTCTATATGGAAAAGGTtttgatttataaatattaaatacaaCTActactaaaaaataattagtgtTAAAAGTTATTGGTATATTTATCAGGTTGCTTAATACGTGTCACACGGAGGACGCCTCTAAATCAAACGTTCAATCATCCAATCAATAATTTAAGGTTTTAAAGCAAAATGATTCGAACAGGACAAAAGTAACCAACAAATTTTCCGATCATGGAATCCACTTTCGGGcagtcattttttatattatcccCTGCCCCCTCCGATCGAGACCAATCCAAAGTAACGTCTTTCACGACAAAAGTGAAACATAGAGAACTACCTTTCATTAGCCTGTGAGGACCCAGTTGGCCCGACCCTGCACCCGAACATAAATAATATGCTCCGTATGTAAATGAGCTCAGTAGATATCCAACGTTGATTTATGTGAGCTCGACATAAGATCGACATCGTCTAACAGCTGAAATTCATCGGGATTTTGTGCTCCGGTTCATGCAAGTGAGGCCAGGTTCCGCACTACAACCTCTGGGCCAGGCGACCGCATGATATCACGGGAAGACTTGGCGACGGTGCACGAAGACTTACAAGTCTCGAAGTCTTTCGAAGAACACGACGAAATACGAGAGTaaaggtaaagaaaagagagatagtgggattcctaaaaaaaaaagaaatagttaaAGAATTATGTGGATAATAAAATTGgagaatttttatatatttctatGTAAATTGAAGAAGAATACATGAGCTTATTTATAGATTGTATTAGGTGATTATGTGATGCCTTAGCTACATCACACACTGCAAGTGTCCTTTCCATTTATACTCATAATTATAATTACGCATGCGAAAGCACGACAAAATATATCACAACATGCCATATAAGAAATTCACACGAGTTTAATAcatatgcttcttcttcatACAAATACTAGTACttattatcacaatatataGTCCTGGGACTTGTAGGTTATGGCCCACTAGTACTACTACTCATATATTAGTTCACAAGCAAGCCACCACCCAACTTGGGGGTTAATGGTCTTAGGCATCATGTCATCCCTTTCTCCGTCATATCCCAAAGGGACCATCCTAcacattgaaaaataaatgatgtaTCGAAGCTCAGTAAATGAAATCTCTAAGTTTAAGGTAGGAGATCGTCTTAGCACTTAACCTAGTACCAATCTAATAACATGAGTTCAAGACAATAATTATGCATGGACgagttcttcttctttactAACACGATATGCCAATAAAACCATTAACCATATTGCAAGTTCATCCACTTATAAGCAAGCATATGATATGACCTAATATTTTATGATGCACTACTATCACCTATTGGTTTAGTACCATTTATAAGAGTATACTTAGCTAGGTCCATACTTGTCACGCATTTCACCACGCACAAAAGTGAATTCATATATGTCATGCATTTCTCCACCACTATGCATATCTTCCTTACTTGTCTCATCACCATTTATAAGTGAGTTCGAAATCATGCATATACGAGTTTATATGGGTCATGAAGCTCACCAACACTAACACATGTGACTTCATACTTGTCATTAGTAAGGACCCATCTTGACttgttgacacttgatttttagtcgacatatcattaaaacataaaaaattgagaCTTAGGTTTCTGATTGCAACGAAACTCTATCTCCCAATAAAAACAaatgttgtttttcatttctttcttttgcattgtcgTTTTTAAGCagtttttagtttattttcaagaaaaactcgGAAAGTCAAATAGTTGATTTTCaggttgactttttggtcaaccctttgaccaaaagtcaaccccgagtcaaaaattgactttttactaaaaaaaattcaatttagctttaatttcacttttttcaaatcattttcttgaaaattcaaagatttgatcaaaatatcaaccttttaggaaaagtcaactaaattgttgacttttggtcaaacctttgacccaaaaaatttaaaaaaaatgcacaaatatatttcttttaatgccaatttgacttttgtgtaaAAAAGTTTCACAAAATTCTATTAAGAACcttgatttctgatttttttcagttttaggttttaaatcaaccaaaaataaaattacttttattctagtcataattagaTGTAGTTCcttctttgacatttggtttagggacTATTTGAAATTTGTATGAGCATTCAATTTCGTGATTTACCGAGTCAAAATATGAATTGCCGTtttaagccctaattagggGACCAAAATCAACCCTTCATAACTTGCGAACGGACAATTTTTtctcactcattttcttaagataagttcAAATTCGAgatcaattttgcaaaattcacaCAAGAgctcatcaatttgaagaattttatcctccAAAGCATTagaaagtcaagcaa
The window above is part of the Eucalyptus grandis isolate ANBG69807.140 chromosome 6, ASM1654582v1, whole genome shotgun sequence genome. Proteins encoded here:
- the LOC104451714 gene encoding wall-associated receptor kinase 4 codes for the protein MKVVHWLLTVAVAWWFRQDGAAAVCKKHYQCGNVTVPYPFGLEPDCMRSKDFLLNCTNAEGSGFRLMLGNLMIRKISVGDSTMVVRLPEAYRCYNQSGKLVNESSPVAINLPPNPRYRFSGTRNKLTVVGCNALASVADEKGTVKSGCVSYCSGNVNFANETTCSGQGCCQASIPTELKTLNINVSFLDQNGSNSERGRCARAFMVDNWSFNISNLTLPTFQDVGNNLDLVLDWMVESDDICDKARSNLSSYACGKNTDCRNFGNGPGYRCVCRDGYNGNPYNPSKGCKAICSFGKKYKGKKNNKDRCPIAPGAIAGAAIAVSVFGVTITGSVSVTMRLRLRKINFRRNGGELLQQRKVQIFTEEELAKATNNYSDNNKLNNDHSSSVYGGIIAGNTVVVVKKPQDEHKSIIRQDFQDELEFLMKKSHKNMVKLKGICLETEIPLLVYEYIPNGTLFKLIQQNELTWEQRFKIAAEAALALNHMHSNTQPQSFMAISN